ATGAAAAGCAATACATTCAAGGCTCTTCGACGTTTCATGTGGATTTGGCCTGATCCAGCAGGCTCCCCACCGGGCTGCCAATCAGATAGATCATGGTGATGAAGTAGCCCTCGTTGCGGTACCCGCGAGCCCGTGATCGGGCGGCTTGAAACAAGCTGTTCATCCCTTCCAGTCGTGCATTGGTCAGCGCCGATAGCCAGCGCCGAATGACCCGGTCGGCATGCCGTTCCAGGGTGTTCAACGCCTTCCTGACCGGCGCCAACAGGGCCTTGTCCGCGATCGCCTCCCGGGCGAAATTAAGGAAGTGGGTGATCCGCCAGCGGGCCCCGCGAGGGGTGGGCGCCTGCTGAATCCAGCGCAGCTTCTCCTTGATGATCCAGGCATCGGCCGTGGCGCTTTCGTCAGCCAGCAGTTCCTGCAAGGCGGTGATCTGGTGGGGCGTCAGGTTGTCGGATTCCGCGTTGCGCAGGACGGCCCAGCGCAGGTGCTTGGGGTGTGGCTGTTCGCGCCGCTCACGCTTTCTGACCTCATCCAGGGCGCGCGTGAAGGTCTGCACGATATGAAACCAGTCAACGGTGACCTCGGCGTTGGGTAACTGCGCTTCCACACCCTTGAGGAACGCCGGCGACATGTCGCAGACCACCTCCAGCACGTTGCCGGGATCGCCCTGATGCGCGGCCAGGAAGTCGCTGAAGGCCTCGACCGTGGCCTTGCCACGGCCCGGCACGGCGAAGAGCACGGGCTCGGTCTTGCGCTGCATGTCGAGGAACACGGTGACGTAACGATGGCCGCGCTTGGCCGCGGTTTCATCCAAGCCCACGGCCTTGACCTCGGATAAATCGAGTTGCTCGAGCATGCAACCGACATAGTGATGCACGATGCGCCACAGACGCTTGTCGGTGATCTCGATCAGGCGGGCGGCGGCCAGCACCGGCATCTCCCGGACCAGGGCCATGGCGGCCTGCTCGAACAGCAGGGTGAAGTCGCTCCCGGGACGCGCCCAGGGCACCTCGACACGTTTGATGCCATGTTCGGGACACTTGGCGCGGGGCACCCGAGCATGCAGGTAACAGTGATGCTGAAAGAAGTTCAGATGGCGCCAGGTCCTGGTGGTGAAGTCATGCGCAGGACAGGCCTTGCCGCACTCAGGGCAGGGGTAAAGACTACCTCGCTCGGCTTCGACATGGAGGTCCAGACGGTGAGGTGACACGGCAGTATCCAGGTGCTGATCCTTGAGAGTCCAAGGTGCTTCAAGGCCCAGGCCAAGGGTCAGAATCTGCGTACTGTTCATGTCCTGCCTCCTGTCCATGTGGAGGTCATATCCTGGCCCAGTTCAAGGGACGAATTCCACACCCAACGACGAAGAGCCACATTCAAGCAGGCTACACTGATTACCGCCATGGCCTTGGGACTGGGCATTTCGGCCTTGGCGCCCGCCCAGGAAACTGTCAGCGCCGTTACCGACCCGAGCTTCGTGCCGTTCGAAATGATGGACAAGGAAAGCGGCGAGATGGTCGGTTTCGACATGGACATCCTGCGCGAAGTGGCCAAGCGTGCCGGTTTCGACATCAACCTGCGCACCATGGATTTCAACGGCATCATCCCTGCCGTGCAGACCGGCAATGCCGACCTGGCCATCGCCGGCATCACCATCACCGATGAACGCGAGAAGATCGTCGACTTCAGCGATCCCTACTATGACTCGGGCCTGCGCATCCTGGTGGCCGCCAGCAACGACAAGGTCGACGAGCTGAGCGATCTGGAAGGCATGAGCATCGGCACCAAGATCGGCTCCACCAGCTACGACTATCTTCAGAAAAATCTCGGCGACAGTGCCGAAATCAAGCCCTACCCGGGCAGTGCCGACATGTACTTGGCGTTGATGGGGGGTAGCGTCGACGCGGTGTTCTATGATGCACCCAACGTCGGCTACTTCGCCAAGACCCAGGGTGAAGGCAGGGCCAAGGTCGTCGGCCCACTCTACG
The genomic region above belongs to Halomonas zincidurans B6 and contains:
- a CDS encoding ISL3 family transposase; translation: MNSTQILTLGLGLEAPWTLKDQHLDTAVSPHRLDLHVEAERGSLYPCPECGKACPAHDFTTRTWRHLNFFQHHCYLHARVPRAKCPEHGIKRVEVPWARPGSDFTLLFEQAAMALVREMPVLAAARLIEITDKRLWRIVHHYVGCMLEQLDLSEVKAVGLDETAAKRGHRYVTVFLDMQRKTEPVLFAVPGRGKATVEAFSDFLAAHQGDPGNVLEVVCDMSPAFLKGVEAQLPNAEVTVDWFHIVQTFTRALDEVRKRERREQPHPKHLRWAVLRNAESDNLTPHQITALQELLADESATADAWIIKEKLRWIQQAPTPRGARWRITHFLNFAREAIADKALLAPVRKALNTLERHADRVIRRWLSALTNARLEGMNSLFQAARSRARGYRNEGYFITMIYLIGSPVGSLLDQAKST
- a CDS encoding transporter substrate-binding domain-containing protein, with translation MALGLGISALAPAQETVSAVTDPSFVPFEMMDKESGEMVGFDMDILREVAKRAGFDINLRTMDFNGIIPAVQTGNADLAIAGITITDEREKIVDFSDPYYDSGLRILVAASNDKVDELSDLEGMSIGTKIGSTSYDYLQKNLGDSAEIKPYPGSADMYLALMGGSVDAVFYDAPNVGYFAKTQGEGRAKVVGPLYEGQQYGIAFTSGSQWLEPTNKALAAMKKDGTYDEIYTKWFGEAPNQDNTAK